In the Pseudonocardia sediminis genome, CCGATGGGGGAGCGGCGTCGCGGCTCCTCGACCGGCGGGGGGTTCGCGATGCTGAACGGGTCGGGCTCCGGTGCCCGGGCGCGGGACCGGCGCCGCGCGCGATACTCGGGATCGACGCGGTGGTCGGGCGGGGCGTCGAGGCCCGCGCGGGGCGCCGGACCGGGCGTCGGCGGCCGTTCGCCCGTGTCCCGGGGGTGGGCCGCCGGGGCCTCCGGAGTCCGCCGGCCGGTGTCCCGGGGATCGAGCGGCTCCTCGGCCGCCGGCTCCGGGCGCGGTCGTGGACGCGGCCGGGGGACGGGCCGGGCCGGGTGCGCCCCGGAGTCCTGCTCGCCCGGCCGGTGGGTGTCCGGCTGCCGGATCTCCGGCTGCTGCCGCGCGGCGCCCGGCTCGACCTCGGGCGGAGGACCGGCGATGTCGGCGGGTCGCGATCCGGACGGCGGCGTCACGGTGACGGCGCGGTAGCGGCCCGAGCCCATCGGGCGCCCGCCCTGGCGCGACACGTACTCGCCGACGGTGCGCGGGAGCGGCTCCTGCCGGATGAAGGGCATGCCGCCGCCCGGCGTGGGCGGGTCGGTGCGACGGCGGCGGTGCCGCGCGTGCCCCGGCGTTCCCTCCCGCGAGGGGGAGTCCGGACGCTCGGCCCGGTCGTCGGCCCCGGGTGGCTCATGCGACTGCACGAGCGCATCCTGCCAAGACCGTGAACGCATGGTGCGCGCCGTCACTCGGACGTGCCGGGGGATTCCCCCGGACGATCCGCGAGGGCCGCCCGCCGCTCACGTCGTGTCGACCGTCCGCGCGGGATCGGTCTCGTCGAGGACGGCGGTCACGATCTCCTCGACGGGCGCGCTCGCGTCCACGGTGATCGCCGGCTCGTCGTCGGCGGGCGGCTCCAGGTCCGCGAGCTGGGAGTCCAGCAGGGTGGCCGGCATGTACTCGTGGTGCCGGCTCTGCACACGATCCCGCAGCACCTGTTCGTCGGCGGCCAGGTGCACGAAGTGCACCGACGGGTGACCGTCGCGCAGCAGGTCGCGGTAGCGGCGGCGCAGCGCCGAGCAGGTGATCACCGTGCTGCGACCGGCCCGCTCCTGCTCGCCGATCCAGTCGGCGATCTTCTGCAGCCAGGGCCACCGGTCGTCGTCGTCGAGGGGGTGACCGGCGGCCATCTTGGCCCGGTTGGCCTCGGGGTGCAGGTCGTCGCCCTCGGTGTAGGGCCAGCCGGTGCGGTCGGCCAGCGCGGTCGCGACGGTCGTCTTACCGACCCCGGACACGCCCATCACGATCAGTGTCGTCGTCGCGGTCATGGTCACCATGCTTCCCGATGCCCGCCCGTTCGGCGCATCCGGCTTGCGCCGTCGTTCGAACCGATGTTCGAATGAGCGTGTGCGGTGGAGCGGACAGCAGGTGCGGGACGAGGGTATCGGCGACGACGCGGCGTTGCCCGGGCTGCAGGGGCTGCTGCGCTCGGTGCGGACGCCGGAGTTCGCCGGGACGGTGTTCCACGAGGTCGAGGCACGCTCGGCGCTGAACCGGGTCCCCGGGACGTCGCAGGTGCCGTTCAGCTGGACGGTGAACCCGTACCGGGGCTGCACCCACGCCTGCGTCTACTGCCTGAGCGGGGACACACCGGTGCGTCTGGCCGACGGCGGGTCCCGGCAGATCGCCGAGCTGCGGGTGGGCGACGAGGTGCTCGGGACCGAGCCGGACGGGCCCGGCGGGCGGCGCCGCTACGTGCGGACCACCGTCCTGGCGCACTGGTCGACCCGCCGCCGCGCGCACCGGGTGGCGCTCACCGACGGGACGGCGGTCGTCACCAGCGAGGAGCACCGTTTCCTGGCCGACGACGGCTGGCGGCACGTCACCCCGGGCTGGTGCCGCAGCGGGCGGCGTCCGCACCTGCGGGCCGGGACGGTGCTGCGCGGGCCCGGGCCGGTGCCGCCGTCGCCGCGGGGCTCGGTGGACTACGGCTCCGGGTACCTGTGCGGGCTGGTACGGGCGGACGCGGCGCGGACCCGGGCGACGGCCGAGCCGTTCCCGTCGGAGTGGGTCGAGCTCGAGGCGCTCGCCCGGGCCCACCACCTGCTCGCCGGGTTGCCGGAGGCCGGGGCGGACACGGCTGCGGTGCCGCGGACCGGACGGCACCGCGAGGTGGTCGGGGCGGGGACCGGCCGGGCGGTCGCGGTCCGGCCCGGTGCGGCCGAGCCGGCGGGCGCGGATCCGGCGCACACGGACCCGTCGCGGTCCGACCTGCACCCGGCCCTGCCCGCGCCGGTCGCGCGGTCGGTGGCGTGGCCGCCGGAGCCCGGGCCCGGCTGGTCGGCCGGGTTCGTCGCGGGCGTGCTCGACGCGTGCGGTGAGGTCGCCGAGGGCGGGCTGCGCCTCGTCGTGGCGGGCGAGGAGATGGCCCGGGCCACGGTGGAGGCGCTGGGACGTCTCGGCTTCCGGGTGGCGGCCGAGCCCTCGACCGTGCGCGACGCCGTGCGGCTGCGCCTTCTCGGTGGTGCGGCGGAGCACCTGCGGCTGATCGCCGCCGT is a window encoding:
- a CDS encoding gluconokinase — its product is MTATTTLIVMGVSGVGKTTVATALADRTGWPYTEGDDLHPEANRAKMAAGHPLDDDDRWPWLQKIADWIGEQERAGRSTVITCSALRRRYRDLLRDGHPSVHFVHLAADEQVLRDRVQSRHHEYMPATLLDSQLADLEPPADDEPAITVDASAPVEEIVTAVLDETDPARTVDTT
- a CDS encoding intein-containing Rv2578c family radical SAM protein; amino-acid sequence: MLPDARPFGASGLRRRSNRCSNERVRWSGQQVRDEGIGDDAALPGLQGLLRSVRTPEFAGTVFHEVEARSALNRVPGTSQVPFSWTVNPYRGCTHACVYCLSGDTPVRLADGGSRQIAELRVGDEVLGTEPDGPGGRRRYVRTTVLAHWSTRRRAHRVALTDGTAVVTSEEHRFLADDGWRHVTPGWCRSGRRPHLRAGTVLRGPGPVPPSPRGSVDYGSGYLCGLVRADAARTRATAEPFPSEWVELEALARAHHLLAGLPEAGADTAAVPRTGRHREVVGAGTGRAVAVRPGAAEPAGADPAHTDPSRSDLHPALPAPVARSVAWPPEPGPGWSAGFVAGVLDACGEVAEGGLRLVVAGEEMARATVEALGRLGFRVAAEPSTVRDAVRLRLLGGAAEHLRLIAAVDPAVGRVRDVRGAPVGEPPGGSPRVESVRDLGVEIPMFDITTGTGDFVAAGVISHNCFARNTHTYLDLDAGTDFDSQIVVKVNVARVLERELSAPRWRREPVAMGTNTDPYQRAEGRYRLMPGVIRALGRSGTPFSLLSKGTVLARDLPDIAAAATDVPVGMGVSIALVDRALQAHLEPGTPTPSARLDLVRRIADAGLACGVMVAPVLPLLTDSDEALDALLAEIAAAGASGASVMALHLRPGTKEWFMGWLARQYAALVPRYERLYRRGAYVDADYRKALARRVAPLLTRHGLDRPFPTPRTRGGSTQAPSDPREGQLSLL